The bacterium genome contains a region encoding:
- a CDS encoding transposase — MKRYSEEFKKEAVRLAIEGGMSQSRVARDLGVNINSLISWIRKAKTTRGGEVRETFEQENRRLRRELAIVTEERDIIKKALGIFSKELR, encoded by the coding sequence TTCAAGAAAGAAGCCGTTCGTTTGGCAATTGAGGGCGGGATGAGTCAATCCCGAGTGGCTCGTGATCTGGGGGTGAACATCAACTCGCTCATCAGTTGGATTAGGAAGGCGAAGACCACCCGTGGCGGGGAGGTCAGGGAGACATTCGAGCAGGAGAACCGGCGTTTACGGCGGGAACTGGCAATCGTCACTGAGGAGCGAGACATCATAAAAAAAGCGCTGGGTATCTTCTCGAAGGAACTGCGATGA